One window of the Daphnia pulex isolate KAP4 chromosome 8, ASM2113471v1 genome contains the following:
- the LOC124200836 gene encoding ADP-ribosylation factor-like protein 8B-A: MFALVNRILDWFKSLFWKEEMELTLVGLQYSGKTTFVNVIASGQFSEDMIPTVGFNMRKITKGNVTIKLWDIGGQPRFRSMWERYCRGVNAIVYMVDAADHDKIEASRNELHHLLDKPQLAGIPVLVLGNKRDLPNALDENGLIERMNLSAIQDREICCYSISCKEKGNIDITLQWLITHSKSGGTR, translated from the exons atgtttgcctTGGTTAATCGAATTCTGGACTGGTTCAAAAGCTTATTTTGGAAAGAGGAAATGGAACTAACATTAGTAGGATTACAATATTCTGGCAAAACGACATTCGTCAACGTTATCGCG tCTGGACAATTCAGTGAAGATATGATACCTACTGTTGGGTTCAACATGAGAAAGATAACCAAAGGAAATGTCACTATCAAATTATGGGATATTGGAGGTCAACCCCGATTCAGATCAATGTGGGAAAGATACTGCAGAGGTGTCAATGCTATTGT ATATATGGTTGATGCAGCTGATCACGACAAAATTGAAGCTTCCCGAAATGAGCTTCACCATTTACTGGATAAACCACAACTAGCAGGTATTCCTGTGTTGGTTTTGGGCAACAAGAGGGACCTACCAAATGCATTGGATGAAAATGGACTGATCGAGAGGAT GAATTTGTCAGCCATCCAGGACAGAGAAATTTGCTGCTATTCAATTTCATGCAAGGAAAAGGGCAACATTGACATCACTCTACAATGGCTGATTACACATTCCAAGTCGGGTGGCACCCGTTAA
- the LOC124199648 gene encoding RNA-binding protein Musashi homolog 2-like isoform X1, translating to MNKRISILHVHFLIRKKNYGNHTPPKPTDEKTLELTSPTAAAAAAHHDLGQLHANNIPTWKRTGMDSNSNSSAGRGMKTDVGMSGLALDQSSSSGRSTPTDLPHNKLFVGGLSWQTSTDKLGEYFGQYGTIIDVQVLKDPLTQRSRGFGFITFAEASSVDRVLAVPAHTLNGRKIDPKHATPKNNGKVTSSSKTRKVFVGGVSQDTSADEVEDYFNQFGHVEEAVMLMDQQTKRHRGFGFVTFESEDVVDRICEIHYHMIKDKKVECKKAQPKEAILASNTSALLAAKHSVLLNGFGVAGLALEVAHVQQSSVIQVAALHFLATQAAQVQAAVVAHQQQAALAQSAVASAGYGKLVSSYPPLSSYRYSPYSLPGAAQGNVQAAAAAAAMAAASSGHHHHYHAMSTASTATQQAAAYQGYNLANVDMSSFQGVDWNQIYGMGM from the exons ATGAACAAAAGAATATCCATTTTACACGTTCATTTTCTGattcgaaaaaagaattatg GTAATCACACACCACCAAAACCGACAGACGAGAAAACCCTAGAATTGACCTCgcccactgctgctgctgctgctgctcatcaTGACCTCGGTCAATTACACGCAAATAACATCCCAACATGGAAAAG AACGGGTATGGATAGCAATAGCAACAGTTCTGCCGGCCGCGGAATGAAAACGGATGTCGGAATGAGCGGACTGGCCTTGGATCAGAGCAGCTCTTCCGGTCGCTCAACTCCAACCGACCTGCCACACAACAAGCTCTTCGTGGGTGGTCTCAGCTGGCAAACGTCGACCGACAAGCTGGGCGAGTACTTTGGCCAGTACGGTACCATTATCGACGTTCAGGTGCTCAAGGATCCTCTCACTCAG AGAAGTCGAGGCTTTGGCTTCATCACCTTTGCCGAAGCAAGCAGCGTGGATCGTGTGCTGGCCGTCCCTGCGCACACTCTCAATGGCAGGAAGATCGACCCAAAACACGCGACGCCCAAGAACAATGGCAAAGTGACGTCTTCATCCAAGACGAGGAAGGTCTTCGTCGGTGGTGTCAGTCAGGACACGTCAGCCGACGAAGTCGAGGactatttcaatcaatttggaCACGTCGAGGAGGCCGTTATGCTGATGGACCAGCAGACGAAACGTCACCGCGGATTCGGATTCGTCACATTCGAGAGCGAGGACGTCGTTGATCGCATCTGCGAGATTCACTACCACATGATCAAGGACAAGAAGGTGGAATGCAAGAAAGCCCAGCCCAAGGAGGCCATTCTGGCTTCGAACACATCGGCCCTCCTGGCTGCTAAACATAGCGTTCTTCTCAATGGTTTCGGCGTCGCTGGATTGGCTTTGGAAGTGGCTCACGTTCAACAATCGTCTGTCATACAGGTAGCCGCTCTGCATTTTTTGGCCACTCAAGCGGCTCAAGTCCAAGCTGCCGTTGTAGCCCATCAACAGCAGGCCGCTTTGGCTCAGTCGGCCGTTGCTTCCGCTGGCTACGGAAAACTTGTGTCCAGTTATCCACCATTATCCAGCTACCGCTACAGTCCTTATTCTCTACCCGGCGCTGCCCAGGGAAACGTCCAGGCTGCAGCTGCAGCCGCCGCCATGGCTGCCGCTTCTTCCGGTCACCACCATCATTACCACGCCATGTCAACCGCTTCTACAGCCACACAACAGGCGGCCGCCTACCAAGGATACAACTTGGCCAACGTGGACATGTCCAGTTTTCAGGGAGTCGACTGGAACCAAATCTACGGAATGGGAATGTAG
- the LOC124199648 gene encoding RNA-binding protein Musashi homolog 2-like isoform X2, whose translation MDSNSNSSAGRGMKTDVGMSGLALDQSSSSGRSTPTDLPHNKLFVGGLSWQTSTDKLGEYFGQYGTIIDVQVLKDPLTQRSRGFGFITFAEASSVDRVLAVPAHTLNGRKIDPKHATPKNNGKVTSSSKTRKVFVGGVSQDTSADEVEDYFNQFGHVEEAVMLMDQQTKRHRGFGFVTFESEDVVDRICEIHYHMIKDKKVECKKAQPKEAILASNTSALLAAKHSVLLNGFGVAGLALEVAHVQQSSVIQVAALHFLATQAAQVQAAVVAHQQQAALAQSAVASAGYGKLVSSYPPLSSYRYSPYSLPGAAQGNVQAAAAAAAMAAASSGHHHHYHAMSTASTATQQAAAYQGYNLANVDMSSFQGVDWNQIYGMGM comes from the exons ATGGATAGCAATAGCAACAGTTCTGCCGGCCGCGGAATGAAAACGGATGTCGGAATGAGCGGACTGGCCTTGGATCAGAGCAGCTCTTCCGGTCGCTCAACTCCAACCGACCTGCCACACAACAAGCTCTTCGTGGGTGGTCTCAGCTGGCAAACGTCGACCGACAAGCTGGGCGAGTACTTTGGCCAGTACGGTACCATTATCGACGTTCAGGTGCTCAAGGATCCTCTCACTCAG AGAAGTCGAGGCTTTGGCTTCATCACCTTTGCCGAAGCAAGCAGCGTGGATCGTGTGCTGGCCGTCCCTGCGCACACTCTCAATGGCAGGAAGATCGACCCAAAACACGCGACGCCCAAGAACAATGGCAAAGTGACGTCTTCATCCAAGACGAGGAAGGTCTTCGTCGGTGGTGTCAGTCAGGACACGTCAGCCGACGAAGTCGAGGactatttcaatcaatttggaCACGTCGAGGAGGCCGTTATGCTGATGGACCAGCAGACGAAACGTCACCGCGGATTCGGATTCGTCACATTCGAGAGCGAGGACGTCGTTGATCGCATCTGCGAGATTCACTACCACATGATCAAGGACAAGAAGGTGGAATGCAAGAAAGCCCAGCCCAAGGAGGCCATTCTGGCTTCGAACACATCGGCCCTCCTGGCTGCTAAACATAGCGTTCTTCTCAATGGTTTCGGCGTCGCTGGATTGGCTTTGGAAGTGGCTCACGTTCAACAATCGTCTGTCATACAGGTAGCCGCTCTGCATTTTTTGGCCACTCAAGCGGCTCAAGTCCAAGCTGCCGTTGTAGCCCATCAACAGCAGGCCGCTTTGGCTCAGTCGGCCGTTGCTTCCGCTGGCTACGGAAAACTTGTGTCCAGTTATCCACCATTATCCAGCTACCGCTACAGTCCTTATTCTCTACCCGGCGCTGCCCAGGGAAACGTCCAGGCTGCAGCTGCAGCCGCCGCCATGGCTGCCGCTTCTTCCGGTCACCACCATCATTACCACGCCATGTCAACCGCTTCTACAGCCACACAACAGGCGGCCGCCTACCAAGGATACAACTTGGCCAACGTGGACATGTCCAGTTTTCAGGGAGTCGACTGGAACCAAATCTACGGAATGGGAATGTAG